Proteins found in one Carassius auratus strain Wakin chromosome 42, ASM336829v1, whole genome shotgun sequence genomic segment:
- the LOC113060955 gene encoding cofilin-2 codes for MASGVTVSDEVIRVFNDMKVRKSSSSDEVKKRKKAVLFCLSDDKKKIVVEEGKQILVGDIGDSVDDPYACFVKLLPLNDCRYGLYDATYETKESKKEDLVFIFWAPEGAPLKSKMIYASSKDAIKKKFTGIKHEWQVNGLDDIQDRTTLAEKLGGNVVVSLEGRPL; via the exons ATG GCCTCTGGTGTCACAGTCAGTGATGAAGTTATCAGAGTCTTCAATGACATGAAAGTGCGGAAGTCTTCAAGCTCAGACGAGGTGAAAAAGCGCAAAAAGGCAGTGCTGTTCTGCCTCAGCGACGACAAGAAGAAGATCGTCGTAGAGGAGGGCAAGCAGATCTTAGTTGGAGACATTGGAGACAGTGTCGATGACCCCTACGCCTGCTTCGTGAAGCTCTTACCTCTCAATGACTGCAGATACGGCTTATACGATGCCACTTATGAAACTAAAGAGTCCAAGAAAGAAGACTTGGTATTTATATTTTG GGCTCCTGAAGGTGCGCCGTTAAAAAGCAAGATGATTTATGCTAGCTCGAAAGATGCCATTAAGAAGAAGTTTACAG GTATCAAACACGAATGGCAGGTTAATGGTTTAGACGACATCCAGGACCGCACAACCCTGGCAGAGAAGTTGGGCGGAAACGTGGTCGTATCGCTGGAGGGGAGACCATTGTAG